A stretch of the Deltaproteobacteria bacterium genome encodes the following:
- a CDS encoding TetR/AcrR family transcriptional regulator: protein MAAKKNKPLAKPRDPVKTKAKILSESIRLFASKGYEGTPISAIVKAAEVNKRMIYHYFGDKSGLYRAIFVELWGQYKDWMDQLYREHLRKKGSVPQDAKQLLLMAMEVMCDILSQHSNYVRLLLWEVLEGGMISRSIWTELRGPLFAQTEFLIKQAQSRGELDAKLDPAHIIVSLLGAAFFYYAYAPTLEDMLGKHPLSAAALQERKKQMELLLNNLFKG from the coding sequence ATGGCTGCAAAAAAAAACAAACCACTTGCCAAACCCCGTGATCCCGTCAAAACCAAGGCTAAAATTTTAAGCGAGTCTATTCGCCTGTTTGCGAGCAAAGGCTATGAAGGCACGCCGATTAGTGCCATTGTCAAGGCAGCGGAGGTCAATAAGCGCATGATCTATCATTACTTTGGCGACAAGTCGGGTTTGTATCGCGCCATCTTTGTAGAACTTTGGGGGCAATATAAAGATTGGATGGATCAACTCTATCGCGAGCATTTAAGAAAAAAAGGTTCAGTGCCGCAAGATGCCAAACAACTTTTGCTCATGGCCATGGAAGTGATGTGCGATATTTTAAGTCAGCATTCCAATTATGTTCGGCTGTTGCTGTGGGAGGTGTTGGAGGGAGGGATGATTTCACGAAGTATTTGGACCGAATTGCGCGGCCCACTTTTTGCCCAAACCGAATTTCTTATTAAACAAGCGCAAAGCAGGGGCGAACTCGATGCCAAGCTTGACCCCGCTCATATTATTGTGAGTTTATTAGGGGCAGCCTTTTTTTATTATGCCTATGCCCCAACCCTAGAAGACATGTTGGGTAAGCATCCGCTGTCTGCAGCGGCGCTCCAAGAACGCAAAAAACAAATGGAGCTGTTGCTTAATAATTTATTTAAGGGTTAA
- the apaG gene encoding Co2+/Mg2+ efflux protein ApaG: protein MSEAITKGVRVQVNSFYVPERSYPEKNEYFFAYNITITNEGKQTVQLISRHWVITDANGKKEEVQGPGVVGAQPVLKPGESFDYTSFCPLKTPLGTMHGTYQMVTETGEKFDATIAPFTLAHTQVTLH from the coding sequence ATGTCTGAGGCTATAACCAAAGGTGTTCGAGTTCAAGTAAACAGTTTTTATGTCCCAGAACGATCCTACCCTGAAAAAAACGAATATTTTTTTGCTTACAACATCACCATCACAAATGAAGGCAAGCAAACGGTTCAGCTCATCAGTCGCCATTGGGTGATCACCGATGCCAATGGTAAAAAAGAAGAAGTGCAAGGCCCGGGCGTGGTGGGTGCACAACCCGTTTTAAAACCGGGCGAATCTTTTGATTATACCAGCTTTTGCCCCTTAAAAACTCCCTTGGGCACCATGCATGGCACTTATCAAATGGTCACCGAAACGGGTGAAAAATTTGACGCCACCATTGCCCCGTTTACCTTGGCTCACACCCAAGTTACCCTTCATTGA
- a CDS encoding bifunctional phosphoglucose/phosphomannose isomerase yields the protein MYDTIKNFPNQFETSLHIVEETDFRRLSGFQFRQLYYAGMGGSCLAADLFNDLYPNESTLTILRDYQVPATVNQQDLVFVASFSGKTEETLSAMADALKKKASLLCLSHGGKLKELAEKNNLTYLPIPDCIQPRCAVGHFFASIFTSLYRLGKLNHPTSLLVELADYLRNKQNNLDHKGKQLAETLVGKIPLIYGPPHLQGTCRLWKIKINENAKAPSFYNVFPELNHNEMVGFTQNMAEFAMVCLKSRLMHPRILKRMKIMAELFAKKIPVVWVELDGKTFLEETFEAVWLADFMSYYLAKAYHIDPTPVELVESFKKKLGEV from the coding sequence ATGTACGATACCATCAAAAATTTCCCCAACCAATTTGAAACCAGCCTTCACATCGTCGAAGAAACTGATTTTAGGCGCCTCAGCGGTTTTCAATTCCGCCAGCTTTATTATGCGGGCATGGGTGGTTCTTGTTTGGCCGCTGACTTGTTTAACGACCTTTACCCAAACGAATCAACTTTAACTATTTTGCGAGACTACCAAGTGCCCGCTACGGTCAATCAGCAAGACTTAGTCTTTGTCGCCTCATTTTCAGGCAAGACCGAAGAAACACTTTCAGCCATGGCCGATGCTTTGAAAAAAAAGGCATCTCTCTTGTGTTTAAGCCATGGTGGAAAATTAAAAGAGTTGGCTGAAAAAAATAATCTCACCTATCTTCCCATTCCCGATTGTATTCAGCCACGGTGTGCGGTTGGGCATTTTTTTGCAAGCATCTTCACCAGTCTGTATCGCTTGGGCAAGCTTAACCACCCCACAAGCTTACTGGTTGAATTAGCCGATTACCTGAGAAACAAACAAAACAACCTCGATCACAAAGGCAAACAACTCGCTGAAACCTTGGTGGGGAAAATCCCGCTGATCTACGGCCCTCCTCACTTGCAAGGCACCTGTCGTCTTTGGAAAATTAAAATCAACGAAAACGCCAAGGCCCCCAGTTTTTACAATGTTTTTCCCGAACTCAACCACAATGAAATGGTAGGTTTTACTCAAAATATGGCCGAATTTGCGATGGTGTGTCTCAAAAGCAGACTGATGCACCCCCGCATTCTTAAGCGCATGAAAATTATGGCTGAATTATTCGCTAAAAAAATTCCCGTGGTTTGGGTAGAATTAGATGGAAAAACCTTTTTGGAAGAAACCTTCGAAGCCGTATGGTTAGCGGATTTCATGTCTTATTATTTAGCCAAGGCCTACCACATCGACCCAACCCCGGTTGAACTTGTTGAATCTTTTAAAAAGAAATTAGGCGAAGTCTAA
- a CDS encoding M23 family metallopeptidase, with protein MTKGGFMPRLQFPLPGIDSLEIRNTPGSPKKGGLFGYTRSGGKKFHAGVDLKAPLGTSVVAAGGGKVVYAGWAKGYGNVVYIAHANNLQTRYAHLQTLNVETNQWIEQGELIGTVGKTGNAAGKSIKPHLHFEVRTLNEQNSVPQDPLPFLYKPRMGGSSFLTRDADREAQWKKLGGV; from the coding sequence ATGACGAAAGGAGGCTTTATGCCACGCTTACAATTTCCCCTACCAGGGATTGATTCACTCGAAATCCGTAATACCCCAGGCTCACCCAAAAAAGGTGGGTTGTTTGGTTACACCCGCAGTGGGGGTAAAAAGTTTCACGCTGGGGTTGATTTGAAAGCACCATTGGGCACCTCGGTCGTTGCCGCTGGGGGAGGCAAGGTTGTTTACGCGGGGTGGGCCAAAGGCTACGGCAATGTGGTTTATATTGCCCACGCTAACAACCTACAAACCCGCTACGCTCATTTACAAACTCTGAATGTTGAAACCAATCAATGGATCGAACAGGGCGAACTCATTGGCACGGTTGGAAAAACCGGAAATGCCGCCGGCAAGTCCATCAAACCCCATCTCCACTTTGAAGTACGTACCCTCAATGAACAAAACTCTGTGCCACAAGATCCTCTCCCTTTTCTTTACAAACCAAGGATGGGGGGAAGTTCGTTTTTAACGAGAGATGCCGACCGAGAAGCTCAATGGAAAAAATTGGGCGGGGTATAG
- a CDS encoding FKBP-type peptidyl-prolyl cis-trans isomerase translates to MRQLTLVLLVCLVLPASVYAATLNKEVTMPDGLKYTDLKLGTGVEASSGKKVTVHYTGWLDQNGNKGNKFDSSVDRGQPFEFLLGVGQVIAGWDKGVAGMKIGGKRLLKIPPQLGYGANGAGNVIPPNATLLFEVELLGVK, encoded by the coding sequence ATGCGTCAACTTACTTTAGTTTTATTGGTTTGTTTAGTTTTGCCGGCATCTGTTTATGCCGCCACCCTTAATAAAGAGGTCACTATGCCCGATGGCTTAAAATATACTGATTTAAAACTTGGAACGGGTGTTGAGGCCAGTTCGGGCAAAAAAGTAACCGTGCACTATACGGGTTGGTTAGACCAAAATGGAAATAAAGGTAACAAGTTTGATAGTTCGGTTGATCGCGGCCAGCCCTTTGAATTTTTGCTAGGCGTAGGGCAAGTGATTGCAGGGTGGGACAAAGGTGTTGCGGGCATGAAAATCGGTGGCAAGCGACTTTTAAAAATCCCCCCTCAGTTAGGTTATGGCGCGAATGGTGCAGGTAATGTTATTCCTCCCAATGCGACGTTGCTCTTTGAAGTTGAATTGTTAGGTGTGAAATAA
- a CDS encoding thymidylate synthase: MQAYLDLLNTILTQGEKRSDRTGVGTFSLFGYQMRFNLKDGFPLVTTKKCHLRSIIHELLWFLKGETNVQYLHDNKVTIWDEWVDKNGNLGPIYGFQWRSWGGNRTLDQITQTLEQIKSNPTSRRLIVSAWNVADLDKMALPPCHALFQFYVHQDETLSCQLYQRSADVFLGVPFNIASYALLTLMVAQVCGLKPGSFVHTFGDVHLYLNHLEQAKLQLTRSPRSLPTMKLNSNVKSIFDFKYEDFTLENYDPHPAIAAPIAI, translated from the coding sequence ATGCAGGCCTATCTTGATTTGCTCAATACAATTTTAACCCAAGGCGAAAAACGCAGCGATCGCACCGGGGTGGGAACCTTTAGCCTCTTTGGTTATCAAATGCGTTTTAATTTAAAAGATGGCTTCCCCTTGGTCACCACCAAAAAATGTCATTTGCGTTCGATTATTCACGAGTTGCTTTGGTTTTTAAAAGGCGAGACCAACGTTCAATATCTGCATGATAACAAAGTCACAATTTGGGATGAATGGGTTGATAAAAATGGCAATTTAGGGCCCATCTATGGTTTTCAATGGCGGTCTTGGGGTGGCAATCGCACGCTCGATCAAATCACTCAAACACTTGAACAAATCAAATCCAACCCCACCTCTCGCAGGCTGATTGTCAGCGCTTGGAACGTGGCGGATCTTGATAAAATGGCGCTGCCCCCTTGCCATGCCCTTTTCCAATTTTATGTTCATCAAGATGAAACGCTATCTTGTCAACTCTACCAACGCAGTGCCGATGTGTTTTTAGGGGTTCCCTTTAATATTGCAAGTTATGCCTTATTAACTTTAATGGTCGCCCAAGTCTGCGGGCTTAAACCAGGCTCGTTTGTGCATACCTTCGGCGATGTACATCTTTATCTCAATCACCTTGAACAAGCTAAATTACAACTCACCCGCTCCCCTCGCTCCTTGCCAACCATGAAACTTAATTCTAACGTAAAATCTATTTTTGATTTCAAATACGAAGACTTTACTCTAGAAAATTACGACCCCCACCCCGCCATTGCAGCTCCCATCGCTATATGA
- a CDS encoding dihydrofolate reductase — protein MKLSILVATSLNNVIGYQNKLPWHLPEDLKHFKEITLGHSIVMGRKTFLSIGKPLPERTNLILTRNPKFSADGIEIVGSFDELLQKYHSTEEFFVIGGAEIYQQSLPYVQKIYRTLIHQAFPGDTFFPTIDWNQDYQIIDQTPILTSKSNNLKYQFIAYLKKQ, from the coding sequence ATGAAGCTATCCATTTTAGTCGCCACCAGTCTCAACAATGTCATAGGTTACCAAAACAAATTGCCCTGGCACCTTCCTGAAGACCTCAAACACTTTAAAGAAATCACTTTAGGTCATAGCATCGTCATGGGGAGAAAAACTTTTTTATCCATAGGTAAGCCGCTACCAGAACGAACCAATCTAATTTTAACTCGCAACCCCAAATTTAGCGCTGACGGGATTGAGATCGTCGGCAGTTTTGATGAACTCCTGCAAAAATATCATTCAACCGAAGAATTTTTTGTGATCGGTGGCGCCGAAATTTACCAACAAAGCCTCCCCTACGTGCAAAAAATCTACCGCACCCTAATCCACCAAGCATTCCCCGGCGACACTTTTTTCCCCACAATTGATTGGAACCAAGATTATCAAATCATCGACCAAACCCCTATCCTCACCTCAAAATCTAACAACTTAAAATATCAATTCATCGCCTATTTAAAGAAGCAATAG
- the msrB gene encoding peptide-methionine (R)-S-oxide reductase MsrB — MTKKNYKSNNTDPPFSGKYYDCHETGMYHCVCCEAPLFSSEHKFDSSTGWPSFFQAIAKSNVVTREDMSHGMRRVEVRCGACDAHLGHVFPDGPKPAGVRYCINSTALQLKKQ; from the coding sequence ATGACAAAAAAAAATTATAAAAGCAACAACACCGATCCACCTTTTTCGGGGAAATATTACGATTGTCACGAAACTGGGATGTACCATTGCGTTTGTTGTGAGGCGCCACTGTTTAGCTCAGAACATAAATTTGATTCAAGCACCGGGTGGCCTAGTTTTTTTCAGGCCATTGCAAAAAGTAATGTGGTGACTCGTGAAGATATGAGTCATGGGATGCGGCGTGTTGAGGTGCGCTGTGGGGCTTGTGATGCGCATCTTGGGCATGTGTTTCCGGATGGGCCCAAGCCTGCCGGCGTTCGCTATTGTATCAATTCGACAGCTTTGCAATTAAAGAAGCAATAG
- a CDS encoding inositol-3-phosphate synthase encodes MTIEAKQIKPSKGKLGVLLVGLGAVSTTFIAGVESAKKKLRKPIGSLTQMGMLDLGQGKNKKYIPYKEFLPLAGVDDLVYGAWDIFPDNGYEAAIKAGVIPRDLLDKIKDDLSNTDPMPAVFDSNYCRKLHGSHVKSGANKMALAESLMKDMDQFKSRFKCDRLTMVWCASTEAYCEITEAHRSLSKFEEGLKNSDPSIPPSMIYAYAAMKMGMGYSNGAPNLTTDCPALLELAELQKVPVSGKDLKTGQTLLKTILAPGIAARYLGLTGWFSNNILGNRDGEVLDDPENFKTKEISKLSVLDSILRPDLYPDLYGNLYHKVRINYYPPRGDNKEGWDNLDILGWLGMPMQLKVDFLCRDSILAAPLVLDLALLMDLSHRAGLVGIQEWLSFFYKSPLIINGHYPEHNLFTQEFQLKQKMCEIMGVERL; translated from the coding sequence ATGACCATTGAAGCAAAACAAATCAAGCCATCCAAGGGTAAATTGGGTGTCTTGTTGGTTGGTTTGGGTGCTGTATCCACAACTTTTATCGCAGGGGTTGAATCCGCTAAAAAGAAACTACGTAAACCCATTGGGTCATTAACCCAAATGGGCATGTTAGATTTAGGCCAAGGTAAGAATAAAAAATATATTCCCTACAAAGAATTTTTGCCCTTAGCCGGTGTTGACGACTTAGTCTACGGTGCTTGGGATATCTTTCCCGATAATGGCTATGAAGCTGCCATTAAAGCTGGGGTCATTCCACGCGATTTATTAGATAAAATTAAAGACGATCTTAGCAATACCGACCCGATGCCGGCGGTTTTTGATTCGAATTATTGTCGTAAGCTGCATGGTTCCCATGTCAAATCGGGCGCTAATAAAATGGCTTTGGCCGAAAGCCTGATGAAAGACATGGATCAATTCAAAAGTCGGTTTAAATGCGATCGGCTAACCATGGTTTGGTGTGCCTCGACGGAGGCCTATTGCGAAATCACGGAGGCTCACCGTAGCTTGAGTAAGTTTGAAGAGGGGTTAAAAAACAGTGACCCTTCAATTCCTCCGAGTATGATCTATGCCTATGCGGCCATGAAAATGGGCATGGGCTATTCGAATGGGGCGCCTAATCTTACCACCGATTGCCCTGCCTTACTTGAGTTAGCAGAATTGCAGAAAGTGCCTGTTTCGGGGAAAGATTTAAAAACCGGCCAAACTTTACTTAAAACGATTTTGGCACCTGGCATAGCCGCTCGCTACTTGGGGTTGACCGGCTGGTTTTCTAATAATATTTTGGGCAACCGCGATGGTGAAGTTTTAGACGATCCTGAAAATTTTAAGACCAAAGAAATTTCAAAATTATCGGTATTAGACAGTATTTTACGCCCTGATCTTTACCCCGATCTTTATGGCAATCTTTATCACAAGGTGCGCATTAATTATTACCCTCCCCGTGGTGATAACAAAGAAGGTTGGGATAATTTAGATATCTTGGGTTGGTTAGGCATGCCCATGCAACTAAAAGTCGATTTCTTGTGTCGTGATTCTATTTTGGCTGCACCGTTAGTTTTAGATTTGGCGCTGTTGATGGACTTAAGCCACAGGGCAGGTCTTGTGGGGATTCAAGAATGGTTATCTTTCTTTTATAAATCACCCTTGATCATCAATGGGCACTACCCTGAGCACAATCTTTTTACCCAAGAGTTTCAGCTTAAGCAAAAGATGTGCGAAATTATGGGTGTGGAGCGGCTTTAG
- the htpG gene encoding molecular chaperone HtpG, with translation MSEKSSFEFQADVKELLNLVTHSLYSNREIFLRELISNASDAIDKIRFEALTKPELLEEKSQEYKISIIPNAEAKTLTITDNGCGMDEQELREHLGTIARSGTKTFLQQLKGTQELSSMDFIGQFGVGFYSAFIVSDRVVVKTRKAQTRGCQWASQGQGNFEIEPTGKFARGTEVILYLKEDALNFLEEFTLRGVVKKYSDFIEHPIALVTKKDGKETEEVLNSRKAIWLKSPSEIEAKEYHEFYKHLSHDFQDPLRVIHYRGEGTLEFKALIYISAHAPLDLYSPEFNSGLQLYINRVFIMEDCKKLIPPYLRFLKGVVDCGDLTLNVSREMIQEDPRLEKIKKNLVRKVLGNLAEWMEQNRKEYEQFYAQFGKVLKEGLHFDSEQRDKIADLLLFETTQTETGQYKSLKQYLEGMKPTQKEIYYLIAENRTKALATPQLEAFKAKEVEVLLMMDPVDQWVMGSLTNYQEKPIKSISHEAIDLHTEEEKKSVEENLKEQGKKYKDLLKAIGEKLEAQVKEVRFSPRLTDSVCCLVAETGTLTPQMEQMLKSLGQAVPVQKKILEINPNHPLLEVLQRLYESDHTSAQFADYVQLLLDQALLTEGAELTNPKGLSKRISDLMVRAATTPGNL, from the coding sequence ATGTCTGAAAAATCTTCTTTTGAATTTCAAGCCGATGTTAAAGAACTTTTAAACTTAGTCACGCACTCTTTATATTCTAATCGCGAGATCTTTTTACGCGAATTGATTTCGAATGCCAGTGATGCCATCGATAAAATCCGTTTTGAGGCCCTCACTAAGCCTGAATTGTTAGAAGAAAAAAGCCAAGAATATAAAATTTCGATTATTCCTAATGCAGAGGCCAAAACTTTAACCATTACAGACAATGGTTGTGGAATGGATGAACAAGAATTGCGGGAGCATTTGGGAACCATTGCTCGCTCAGGCACCAAAACTTTTCTGCAACAACTCAAAGGTACACAAGAATTGTCGTCGATGGATTTTATTGGGCAGTTTGGGGTTGGGTTTTATTCGGCTTTTATTGTGTCGGATCGGGTGGTGGTAAAAACTCGCAAGGCCCAGACCAGAGGCTGTCAGTGGGCATCGCAGGGCCAAGGCAATTTTGAGATCGAACCTACCGGCAAATTTGCTCGCGGAACCGAAGTAATCTTGTATCTTAAAGAAGACGCCCTCAATTTTTTAGAAGAATTTACTTTAAGGGGGGTGGTCAAAAAATATTCTGATTTTATTGAGCATCCCATTGCATTGGTGACTAAAAAAGATGGCAAAGAAACCGAAGAGGTTTTGAATTCCCGCAAGGCCATTTGGTTAAAATCACCCTCCGAAATTGAAGCGAAAGAATATCATGAATTTTACAAACATTTGAGTCACGATTTTCAAGATCCCCTGCGGGTGATTCATTATCGGGGCGAAGGCACCCTAGAATTTAAAGCCCTTATTTATATTTCTGCCCATGCGCCGCTGGATCTTTATTCCCCAGAATTTAATAGTGGGCTGCAACTCTATATTAATCGCGTATTTATTATGGAGGATTGCAAAAAACTCATTCCTCCTTACTTACGATTTTTAAAGGGGGTGGTGGATTGTGGTGACTTAACCTTAAATGTATCCCGTGAGATGATCCAAGAAGATCCACGCCTAGAAAAGATCAAAAAGAATTTGGTTCGTAAAGTGTTAGGCAATCTGGCTGAGTGGATGGAGCAAAATCGCAAGGAATACGAACAATTTTACGCGCAGTTTGGCAAAGTTTTAAAGGAAGGGCTTCACTTTGATAGTGAACAACGAGACAAAATTGCTGATTTGTTATTATTTGAAACTACTCAAACCGAAACCGGCCAATACAAGTCTTTAAAACAATATTTAGAAGGGATGAAACCAACCCAAAAAGAAATTTATTATCTCATTGCTGAAAACAGAACGAAGGCCTTAGCAACTCCCCAATTAGAGGCCTTCAAAGCCAAAGAGGTAGAGGTTTTATTGATGATGGACCCTGTAGATCAATGGGTCATGGGTTCTTTAACCAACTATCAGGAAAAACCCATTAAGTCGATTAGCCATGAGGCCATTGATTTGCATACCGAAGAAGAAAAAAAGTCGGTTGAAGAAAATTTAAAAGAACAAGGTAAGAAATATAAAGATCTACTCAAGGCGATCGGTGAAAAATTAGAGGCTCAAGTTAAAGAAGTAAGATTTTCTCCTCGCTTAACAGATAGTGTTTGTTGTTTGGTGGCCGAGACGGGCACGCTAACTCCACAAATGGAACAAATGTTAAAATCTTTGGGCCAAGCCGTGCCAGTGCAAAAAAAGATTTTGGAGATTAACCCTAACCATCCTCTTTTAGAAGTTTTACAAAGGCTTTATGAGAGCGATCATACCAGTGCGCAATTTGCCGATTATGTTCAATTACTCTTAGATCAGGCCTTGTTAACGGAGGGGGCCGAACTTACCAATCCTAAGGGTTTGAGCAAAAGAATTAGTGATCTTATGGTGCGTGCTGCAACAACTCCAGGAAATCTTTGA